A genomic region of Oryza glaberrima chromosome 1, OglaRS2, whole genome shotgun sequence contains the following coding sequences:
- the LOC127761851 gene encoding beta-1,2-xylosyltransferease XAX1-like isoform X2, protein MAFVAQQHGGGRAVAMKAAARERKPRHSNGRVAAAAAAAKNLSKVEPGRHLAVVRLFPACLLALLICLCVVKFFSSLSSQSQRIGTRSRMVSSWEGSASTNVPRIPVAPLIMGRVDEDISTRSPELGSVFKNENFKNGTDSENKSRSERQVAISTENDPPPGKEESLTKSPQTVSESEAPKPRGKISCDDKSKDEGFPYARPIVCHMSGDVRVSPATSSVILTMPSQQAEAAPQRIRPYARRDDFLLPLVREVAITSAASEGDAPSCNVSHGIPAVIFSIGGYTGNFFHDMADVLVPLYLTTFHFKGKVQLFVANYKQWWIQKYKPVLRRLSHRAVVDFDSDGDVHCFDHVIVGLVRDRDLILGQHPTRNPKGYTMVDFTRFLRHAYGLRRDKPMVLGETSGKKPRMLIISRRRTRKLLNLRQVAAMARELGFEVVVSEAGVGGGSGGVKRFASAVNSCDVLVGVHGAGLTNQAFLPRGGVVVQIVPWGRMEWMATNFYGAPAAAMELRYVEYHVAAEESSLARRYPREHAVFRDPMAIHGQGWKALADIVMTQDVKLNLRRFRPTLLRVLDLLQD, encoded by the exons ATGGCCTTCGTGGCGCAGCAGCACGGTGGCGGCAGAGCCGTCGccatgaaggcggcggcgagggagaggaagcCGAGGCACAGCAACGGGAGggtcgcggcagcggcggcggcggccaagaacCTGAGCAAGGTCGAGCCCGGCAggcacctcgccgtcgtcagGCTTTTTCCGGCGTGCCTCCTCGCCCTGCTTATCTGCCTCTGCGTCGTCAagttcttctcctctctctcgtctCAATCCCAGC ggATTGGAACCAGGAGCAGGATGGTGAGTTCTTGGGAAGGCAGCGCCAGTACGAATGTACCTCGAATTCCTGTTGCTCCTCTGATTATGGGCAGAGTCGATGAAGATATTTCGACAAGATCGCCGGAATTAG GTTCCGTgtttaaaaatgaaaattttaagaATGGGACAGATTCAGAGAATAAATCAAGATCAGAGAGACAGGTTGCAATCTCTACAGAGAATGATCCCCCTCCTGGAAAGGAAGAATCTTTGACAAAATCACCACAGACAG TTTCAGAGAGTGAAGCTCCGAAGCCTAGGGGTAAGATCAGTTGTGATGACAAGAGTAAAGATGAAGGCTTCCCTTATGCAAGGCCAATCGTCTGCCACATGTCCGGCGACGTTCGAGTTTCTCCGGCGACTTCCTCGGTTATCCTGACCATGCCATCACAGCAAGCGGAGGCAGCGCCGCAGCGCATCAGGCCATACGCTCGCCGGGACGACTTCCTGCTGCCTCTCGTCAGAGAAGTGGCCATCACATCAGCTGCAAGTGAAGGCGATGCTCCCAGCTGCAATGTCAGCCATGGCATCCCCGCGGTCATCTTCTCCATCGGCGGCTACACCGGCAACTTCTTCCATGACATGGCAGACGTGCTGGTGCCACTATACCTCACCACCTTCCATTTCAAAGGGAAGGTACAGCTGTTCGTTGCAAACTACAAGCAATGGTGGATTCAGAAGTACAAGCCGGTGCTCCGGCGGCTTTCGCATCGAGCCGTCGTCGATTTCGACTCCGACGGCGATGTCCATTGCTTCGATCATGTGATCGTGGGCTTGGTGAGAGACAGGGACCTGATTCTTGGACAGCATCCGACGAGGAACCCCAAGGGATACACCATGGTCGACTTCACGAGGTTCTTGCGCCACGCGTACGGGCTGAGGAGGGACAAGCCCATGGTGCTCGGCGAGACGAGCGGCAAGAAGCCGAGGATGCTGATCATatcgcggcggcggacgaggaaGCTGCTGAACCTACGGcaggtggcggccatggcgagggaGCTCGGGTTCGAGGTGGTGGTCTCcgaggccggcgtcggcggcggcagcggcggcgtgaaGAGGTTCGCGTCGGCGGTGAACTCGTGCGACGTGCTGGTCGGCGTCCACGGCGCCGGGCTGACGAACCAGGCGTTCCTCCCCCGGGGCGGCGTGGTGGTGCAGATCGTGCCGTGGGGCAGGATGGAGTGGATGGCGACCAACTTCtacggcgcgccggcggcggcgatggagctcAGGTACGTGGAGTACcacgtggcggcggaggagagcagCCTGGCGAGGAGGTACCCGAGGGAGCACGCCGTGTTCAGGGACCCCATGGCCATCCATGGCCAGGGGTGGAAGGCGCTCGCTGACATCGTCATGACGCAGGATGTCAAGCTCAACCTGCGAAGGTTCAGGCCTACGCTTCTGCGTGTGCTTGATCTTCTTCaggactag
- the LOC127761851 gene encoding beta-1,2-xylosyltransferease XAX1-like isoform X1 → MAFVAQQHGGGRAVAMKAAARERKPRHSNGRVAAAAAAAKNLSKVEPGRHLAVVRLFPACLLALLICLCVVKFFSSLSSQSQRIGTRSRMVSSWEGSASTNVPRIPVAPLIMGRVDEDISTRSPELGSVFKNENFKNGTDSENKSRSERQVAISTENDPPPGKEESLTKSPQTAVSESEAPKPRGKISCDDKSKDEGFPYARPIVCHMSGDVRVSPATSSVILTMPSQQAEAAPQRIRPYARRDDFLLPLVREVAITSAASEGDAPSCNVSHGIPAVIFSIGGYTGNFFHDMADVLVPLYLTTFHFKGKVQLFVANYKQWWIQKYKPVLRRLSHRAVVDFDSDGDVHCFDHVIVGLVRDRDLILGQHPTRNPKGYTMVDFTRFLRHAYGLRRDKPMVLGETSGKKPRMLIISRRRTRKLLNLRQVAAMARELGFEVVVSEAGVGGGSGGVKRFASAVNSCDVLVGVHGAGLTNQAFLPRGGVVVQIVPWGRMEWMATNFYGAPAAAMELRYVEYHVAAEESSLARRYPREHAVFRDPMAIHGQGWKALADIVMTQDVKLNLRRFRPTLLRVLDLLQD, encoded by the exons ATGGCCTTCGTGGCGCAGCAGCACGGTGGCGGCAGAGCCGTCGccatgaaggcggcggcgagggagaggaagcCGAGGCACAGCAACGGGAGggtcgcggcagcggcggcggcggccaagaacCTGAGCAAGGTCGAGCCCGGCAggcacctcgccgtcgtcagGCTTTTTCCGGCGTGCCTCCTCGCCCTGCTTATCTGCCTCTGCGTCGTCAagttcttctcctctctctcgtctCAATCCCAGC ggATTGGAACCAGGAGCAGGATGGTGAGTTCTTGGGAAGGCAGCGCCAGTACGAATGTACCTCGAATTCCTGTTGCTCCTCTGATTATGGGCAGAGTCGATGAAGATATTTCGACAAGATCGCCGGAATTAG GTTCCGTgtttaaaaatgaaaattttaagaATGGGACAGATTCAGAGAATAAATCAAGATCAGAGAGACAGGTTGCAATCTCTACAGAGAATGATCCCCCTCCTGGAAAGGAAGAATCTTTGACAAAATCACCACAGACAG CAGTTTCAGAGAGTGAAGCTCCGAAGCCTAGGGGTAAGATCAGTTGTGATGACAAGAGTAAAGATGAAGGCTTCCCTTATGCAAGGCCAATCGTCTGCCACATGTCCGGCGACGTTCGAGTTTCTCCGGCGACTTCCTCGGTTATCCTGACCATGCCATCACAGCAAGCGGAGGCAGCGCCGCAGCGCATCAGGCCATACGCTCGCCGGGACGACTTCCTGCTGCCTCTCGTCAGAGAAGTGGCCATCACATCAGCTGCAAGTGAAGGCGATGCTCCCAGCTGCAATGTCAGCCATGGCATCCCCGCGGTCATCTTCTCCATCGGCGGCTACACCGGCAACTTCTTCCATGACATGGCAGACGTGCTGGTGCCACTATACCTCACCACCTTCCATTTCAAAGGGAAGGTACAGCTGTTCGTTGCAAACTACAAGCAATGGTGGATTCAGAAGTACAAGCCGGTGCTCCGGCGGCTTTCGCATCGAGCCGTCGTCGATTTCGACTCCGACGGCGATGTCCATTGCTTCGATCATGTGATCGTGGGCTTGGTGAGAGACAGGGACCTGATTCTTGGACAGCATCCGACGAGGAACCCCAAGGGATACACCATGGTCGACTTCACGAGGTTCTTGCGCCACGCGTACGGGCTGAGGAGGGACAAGCCCATGGTGCTCGGCGAGACGAGCGGCAAGAAGCCGAGGATGCTGATCATatcgcggcggcggacgaggaaGCTGCTGAACCTACGGcaggtggcggccatggcgagggaGCTCGGGTTCGAGGTGGTGGTCTCcgaggccggcgtcggcggcggcagcggcggcgtgaaGAGGTTCGCGTCGGCGGTGAACTCGTGCGACGTGCTGGTCGGCGTCCACGGCGCCGGGCTGACGAACCAGGCGTTCCTCCCCCGGGGCGGCGTGGTGGTGCAGATCGTGCCGTGGGGCAGGATGGAGTGGATGGCGACCAACTTCtacggcgcgccggcggcggcgatggagctcAGGTACGTGGAGTACcacgtggcggcggaggagagcagCCTGGCGAGGAGGTACCCGAGGGAGCACGCCGTGTTCAGGGACCCCATGGCCATCCATGGCCAGGGGTGGAAGGCGCTCGCTGACATCGTCATGACGCAGGATGTCAAGCTCAACCTGCGAAGGTTCAGGCCTACGCTTCTGCGTGTGCTTGATCTTCTTCaggactag